CCACCTCGACATCGTCAGGACTGAGCACCGCGACGAGCAGTATCAGCAGCTTGTCGACCTCGACGTCGTCGGGCCTGAGCACTGCAACCAGCAGTATCAGCAGCTTGTCGACCTCGACGTCGTCGGGCCTGAGCACTGCAACTAGCAGTATCAGCAGCTTGTCGACTTCGACGTCGTCCGGTCTGAGCACTGCCGCCAGCAGCATCGATAGCCTGTCGACCTCGACGTCGTCGGGTTTGAGCACGGCGACCAGCAGCATCAGCAGCCTGTCGACTTCCACGTCGTCGGGTCTGAGCACTGCCACAAGCAGCATCGATAGCCTCTCGACTTCGACGTCGTCGGGGTTGAGCACCGCAACCAGCAGTATCAGCAGCTTGTCGACTTCGACGTCGTCCGGTCTGAGCACTGCCACCAGCAGTATCAGCAGCCTGTCGACATCGACCTCGAGCGGTCTGAGCACGGCGACCAGCAGCATCAGCAGCCTGTCGACTTCCACGTCGTCGGGTCTGAGCACTGCCACAAGCAGCATCGATAGCCTCTCGACTTCGACGTCGTCGGGGTTGAGCACTGCGACCAGCAGCATCAGCAGTCTGTCGACTTCGACGTCGTCCGGTCTGAGCACTGCCACCAGTAGCATCGATAGCTTGTCGACCTCGACGTCGTCGGGTCTAAGCACTGCCACCAGCAGTATCAGCAGCCTGTCGACATCGACCTCGAGCGGTCTAAGCACTGCCACCAGCAATATCAGCAGCCTGTCGACCTCGACCTCGAGCGGTCTGAGCACGGCGACCAGCAGCATCAGCAGCCTGTCGACTTCCACGTCGTCGGGTCTGAGCACTGCCACAAGCAGCATCGATAGCCTCTCGACTTCGACGTCGTCGGGGTTGAGCACGGCGACCAGCAGCATCAGCAGTCTGTCGACTTCGACGTCGTCCGGTCTGAGCACTGCCACCAGCAGCATCAGCAGCCTGTCGACCTCGACCTCGAGCGGTCTGAGCACGGCCACAAGCAGCATCGACAGCCTCTCGACCTCGACCTCGAGCGGTCTGAGCACGGCGACCAGCAGCATCAGCAGCCTGTCGACTTCCACGTCGTCGGGTCTGAGCACTGCCAGCAGCAGCATCGATAGCCTCTCGACTTCGACGTCGTCGGGCTTGAGTACTGCGACCAGCAGCATCAGCAGTCTGTCGACATCGACCTCGAGCGGTCTGAGCACGGCCACAAGCAGCATCGACAGCCTCTCGACCTCGACCTCCTCCGGGCTGAGCACGGCGACCAGCAGCATCGACAGTCTGTCGACCTCGACGTCGTCGGGTCTGAGCACGGCTACCAGCGGTATCTCGAGCCTGTCGACTGGTTTGAGCACGACCAACAGCACCGTCAGCAGCCTGTCGACTTCCACATCGAGCGGCCTGAGCACGGCGACGAGCAGCATCGACAGCCTGTCGACCTCCACGTCGTCCGGTCTGAGCACAGCGACCAGCGGTATCTCGAGCCTGTCGACCGGTCTGAGCACGACCAACAGCACCGTCAGCAGCCTGTCGACTTCGACCTCCTCCGGTCTGAGCACTGCCACAAGCAGCATTGACAGCTTGTCGACCTCGACGTCGTCTGGCCTGAGTACTGCTACCAGCGGTATCTCGAGCCTGTCCACCGGCTTGAGCACGACCAACAGTACCGTCAGCAGTCTGTCGACCTCCACGTCAAGTGGCTTGAGCACAGCGACCAGCAGCATCGACAGTCTGTCGACCTCCACGTCGTCCGGCCTGAGCACTGCGACCAGCAATATCAGCAGTCTGTCCACGTCGACGTCTTCTGGTCTGAGCACTGCAACCAGCAGCATCAGCAGCTTGTCGACTTCGACCTCGAGCGGTCTGAGCACCGCCACCAGCAGCATCAGTAGCCTGTCGACTTCCACGTCGTCCGGCCTGAGCACTGCGACCAGCAGTATCAGCAGTCTGTCCACGTCGACGTCTTCTGGTCTGAGCACTGCCACCAGCAGCATCAGCAGCTTGTCGACTTCGACGTCGTCGGGCCTGAGTACTGCTACTAGCGGCATCAGCAGCCTGTCTACCGGCCTGAGCACGACCAACAGCACCGTCAGCAGTCTGTCGACTTCCACGTCGAGCGGCCTGAGCACGGCCACGAGCAGCATCGACAGTCTCTCGACTTCCACGTCGTCCGGTCTGAGTACTGCTACCAGCGGCATCAGCAGCCTGTCTACCGGCCTGAGCACGACCAACAGCACCGTCAGCAGTCTGTCGACTTCCACGTCGTCCGGTCTGAGTACTGCTACCAGCGGCATCAGCAGCCTGTCTACCGGCCTGAGCACGACCAACAGCACCGTCAGCAGTCTGTCGACTTCCACGTCGAGCGGTCTGAGCACGGCCACGAGCAGCATCGACAGTCTCTCGACTTCCACGTCGTCGGGCCTGAGTACTGCTACCAGCGGCATCAGCAGCCTGTCGACCGGTCTGAGCACGACCAACAGCACCGTCAGCAGTCTGTCGACCTCAACGTCGAGCGGTCTGAGCACGGCCTTCAGTGGCATCGGCAGCCTGTCGACAGGTCTGAGCGTTGCCACCAGCGGCATCTCGAGCTTGTCGACCGGCCTGAGTACCACCAACAGCAGCGTCAATAGTCTGTCGACTTCGACCTCGTCCGGCCTGAGCACGGCGACCAGCAGCATCAACAGCCTCTCGACTTCGACCTCGTCGGGCCTGAGCACTGCCACAAGCAGCATCAACAGCCTGTCGACCTCGACCTCGTCTGGCCTGAGCACTGTCACCAGCAGTGTCGACAGCCTCTCGACTTCCACGTCGAGCGGCCTGAGCACCGCCACCAGCAGCATCTCGAGTCTGTCGACCGGTCTGAGCACCGTGACCAGCAGCGTCAGCAGCCTCTCGACCGGCCTGAGCACGACGAACAGCAACGTCAACAGTCTGTCGACCTCGACGTCGTCGGGTCTGAGCACTGCCACCAGCGGGATCTCGAGCCTGTCGACGGGCCTGAGCACGACCAACAGCAGCCTCAACAGCTTGTCCACGAGCGTGAGCGGCTCGGCCAGTGGCCTTGCCAGCCTGTCGACCTCGACCTCCACGGGCCTGAGCACTGCCACCAGTGGCATCAGCAGCCTGAGCACGTCGGTCAGCAGCATCTACAACGGCGGCACCAAGTACTTCCACGCCAAATCGACCGCCGCAGACTCGGTGGCCAGCGGTCAGGAATCCGTGGCGATCGGCCCGCAGTCGGTCGCCAGCGGCGCCAACTCCTTCGCTGCCGGCAACGGAGCGAAGGCAACGGCCGACGGCGCAGTCGCCATCGGCTTCGGCGCACAGGCCACGGGGGCCAACGCCATCGCGATCGGTTCGGGCGCCCTGGCGACCGGCTCACAGGCGATCGGCGTCGATTCCCGCGCAGGTGGCGGTGGCGTGGCGTTGGGCGACAAGGCCGATGCCGGCGGCACGGTGCTGAGCCAGGCGCAGAACGTCTCCCAGGGCACGGCCATCGGCTTCGGCTCGCTGGTCACGCAAAGCGGTGGCGTGGCGCTGGGCGCGGGGTCCAAGGCGACGACCGCAGCGGGCATCGTCGGCTACATCCCCGGCAGTGCGAACGCGCAGCAGGAAGCAGCCATCAGAGCCACGACCAGCACGCAAGCCGCCGTGTCCGTCGGCGACGCCGCCAACGGTCAGTTCCGCCAGATCACCGGTGTGGCGGCAGGCTCGGCCGACAGCGATGCGACCAACGTCGCGCAGCTGAAGGCCGCATCGACCGCAGCCAAGGCCAGCAGCGTGCAGTACGCGACCAACCCGGACGGGTCGGTCAACTACAACCAGATCACGCTGGGTGGCGGCCAGGCGCCGGGCGGCACGCGCATCTCGAACGTGGCACCGGGCATCCTGCCGGGCGACGCGGTCAACGTGCAGCAGCTGAACCAGGTTCAGGGTCAGGTCGGCGAAGTGGCGCGCATTGCCTACTCAGGCTCGGCGATGGCCTTTGCGATGTCGGGCACCTACCTGCCGACGCTCTACCCGGGTGAGAAGACCGTGGGCGTGGGCTTCGGCAGCTACAAGGGCTACAGCGCCGTGGCGCTGACCTTCAAGGCCTTGTCGGACGACGGCAAGATGTCCTGGGGCGCGGGCCTGACCACCACCGGCAAGGAGTGGGGCGTGAACGCCGGCATCGGCTGGAAGTGGAAATAAGCCACTGAATTAGAGTAGCCGCAGCAACGTGGCTCCCGCGCCGATGGTGCGGGAGCCATTTTTTTTGGTACACACTCACCCCCATGCGCATTGGTATTTCAGTCCTCACTCACGCGGGGCAGAACATCTGGGAAAACGGGATGGGGCAGAACGTCCTGTTTCTCGCCCGGCTGCTGCAACGCATCGACTTTGTCGAGTCCGTCACGCTGGTCGATGCGGGCGACCAGCAGGCCATGCCACCGCAGGTCGACCTCTCCGCCATGGGCCTTGCCATCGGTCGCGCCCGCGAGCTGACCGATGCGCTGGACGTGGTCATCGAGATGGCCGGCGCGCTCGACGTGCAATGGCTCTCGTACTTCCGCGCCTGCGGCGGGCGTGCCGTCTTCCATTGCGTGGGGCAACCCTTCGTGGCGCTGGCCGAGCCGATCGTGTTCAGCGACAAGGGCCACTTCAGCAAGCCCGACCGCTGCGACGAGGTCTGGCTGCTGCCCAAGGATGGCGTCTTCGCACCGATGATGCGGACCCTGCACCGTTGCCCGGTGCATGAAGTCCCGTACCTCTGGTCGCCGCAGTTCCTGGACCAGCGCGTGACCGAAGTGGCGGCGTCGGGCTATCGCTTCGGCTACACGCCACGCACCGCCGAGCAGCCCGGCTTCCGCGTGGCGATCTTCGAGCCCAACATCTCGGTGGTGAAGTCCAGCAGCGTGCCCATGCTGATCTGCGACGGTGCCTACCGCATCGACCCGAACGCCGTGACCTCGATGCAGGTGCTCAACACCCTGCACCTGAAGGACCACGCGACGATGCTCTACATGGCGAACTCGCTGGACATCGTGCGCCAGCACAAGGCCATCTTCCATGGGCGGCACGACTTCGCGGGGTTCATGGTGCAGTTTGCCGATGCGGTGGTGTCGCACCAGTGGCAGAACGACCAGAACTACAGCTATCTCGATGCGCTGTACGGCAACTACCCGCTCGTGCACAACTCGCCCTGGCTGCGCGATGCCGGTTACTACTACCCCGATTTCGACATCGCCGCCGGTACCGACCAGCTGCTGCAGGCGGTACGCGGACACGACGCGCAACTGGACGACTACCGCGCTCGCAGCCAGCGGATGTTCGATGCGATCGATCCGCTGCATCAGGCGAACATCGATGGCTATGCACGGCGGCTGCTCCACCTTGTCGGCGGCGACCCCGCATTCCGTGCCGACGGCGTGAGGAAAGCCGCATGAGCGAAATGCAGAGCACCCCTTCACCCGCAGCCATGCCCGCAAAACTCCGGGTCGGCGTTTCCATCTTCATTCGCAAGGGCGAGCAGAGCCTCTGGGAAAACGGCGTCTACCAGAACTGCCTGTTCCTCGTGATGCTCCTGATGCGCTCGCCGCGCGTGGCCAGCACGGTGCTGGTGGCGGGCGGCGGCGACGGTGGCCCGGCGGACGCCACCAACTTCCTGGCCGATTCGCCAGTGCCGATCATCGACATGGCCACCGCCGCGCAGGAGCTCGATCTCATGATCGAGATGAGCGCGCAGCTGGCGCGCGAGTGGTCGGTGCCGTTCAAGGAACGCGGCGGCAAGATCGTTTCGATGCGCGTGGGCAACGACTACGTGATCGACATCGAACGCATGATCTTCAACAAGCCGCACGGCATGCTTGTCTCGGGCGCGCCCTACGACGAAGTCTGGACGCTGCCGGAGTACGAGGTGTCGTGCAAGCCGTACTTCGCGAGCACCTTCCGCGCGCCGGTGCGGCTGATGCCGCACCTCTGGAGCCCGATGGTGCTGGAGAAGGCCATGGCGCGCGCCGGGGACGACAAGCGTTTCGACTACGAGCCGGGGCGCAAGCACTGGCGCGTCGCCATCTTCGAGCCCAACATCTGCATGGTGAAGACCAGCTTCATCCCCATGCTCGGCTGCGAGGCGGCGCACCGTGCGCAGCCGCGCCTGCTCGAGCGGGTGTGGGTCTACAACAGCTTCCACCTGAAGGAGAAGCCGCTGTTCGTCGGCTTCGCGCAGAGCCTGAACATCGTGCAGCACGGCCTGGCCACTTTCGAGGGGCGGTTTCCGCTGTACCAGGTGCTGCCCGGCAACGTCGACGCCGTCTTCGCGCACCACTGGGAAAACGCGCAGAACTACCTCTACTACGAGGCGCTCTACGGCGGCTACCCGCTGATCCACAACTCGCACCTCATCGGCGACTGCGGCTACCGCTACCACGGCTTCGACTGCGAGGAGGGCGGCCGCGCGCTGCAGGAGGCCTTTGCCACGCACGACGCCAACCTGCCGGCCTATCGCGAGCGCGCACGCCAGCTCGTCGCGAAGCTCGATCCCGAAGGCGAGGAGAACGTGCGCATCTACACCGCCGCCATCGAGAGCCTTTACGCGTGAGTGCGCGTGAGAAGAGAACCCGGATGAAGACAGCAACACAACGATTCGGGCGGCTTTTGCCCATCGTGAGCACGGTGGCCGCCTGGGCCCTGGCCGGCACCGCATTCGCGCAAGGCGTGCTGGTGCCCCAGGCGCCGGCCGCGCCGCCGCAGGACACCCTCACGCGCGCTGCCACCAGCGTGGGCATCAAGCGCTGCCTGCCCGCCATCACGCGGCTCGCGACGCTCACCGTGCAGGGCAGCCGCGGCCACGACGTGCTGCTCGACTGGGACCGCAAGCGCCCCGACGATGGCCCGATGTTCTCGCTGGTCGGCATCCAGTACCCGAACGCCGGCGTGGCGGCCTCGATCACCGCGATTCCCGGCGACGGCGGCACCTGCACGGTGTCGGCCGAGCGCATCTCGGTCGCGCCGTTCACCTGCCAGAGCGTCGCCGAGCAGGAACTCAAGGACTACCAGATGACGCGCCTGCTGCCCATCTACGCGGTCTACACCGATCCCAAGGAGCCGACCTCGTCGGTCTCGCTGATCGATTCGCCGCCGGGCTGCCTCGTGATCCGACGCTACGTCGAATACGGCTGGCGGGACCCTTCGACGGCTGCTGCAGCGCCGACTCCTGCGGCTCCGGCGGGACAAGCGCCCAAGCGCCGCTGAACCACGTCGCGGGCGGCAGGGGCGCGCCCGAATCCGACACGCAAGGACGCCCTTGACCGGCCCCGCGCGGTGCCGGCAAAGCCCAGCATGGAAGCCGATCCGCGCATCCGTCGCGGCGAAGGAGACCCCATGCCTCTGGCTTCATTGATCGGCCGATGGGCCATGCAGCCCTTCTCGAAGGCGCTGCCGCCGCTGGGCGACACCGAGCGTGCGGCGCTGGAGGCGGGCACCGTCGGCTTCGAAGGCCAGCTCTTCGCGGGGCGCCCGGATTTCGATGCGCTCACGGCCATGGGCCCCAACCAGTTGACGGAGCGAGAGCAGGCCTTCCTGCACAACGAGGTGCGCACGCTCTGCCACATGCTCGACGACCATGCCATCGACCAGGCGCACGACCTGCCGGCTGAGGTGTGGCGGTTCCTTCGCGAGAAACGCTTCTTCGGGATGATCATTCCCGAGGAGTTCGGCGGCCTCGGTTTCGGCCACTACGCGCATGCGACCGTCGTGGCACGCATCGCCACCGTCAACGTGGCCACCGCCGTCACGGTGATGGTGCCCAACTCGCTCGGCCCGGCCGAACTGCTGCTGCGCTATGGCACAGACGCACAGAAAGAGCACTACCTGCCGCGCCTGGCCGATGGCCGCGAGCTGCCGTGCTTCGGGCTGACTTCTCCCTATGCGGGCTCCGATGCCGCATCGATTCCCGACCGCGGCGTGATCGTCGAGCGCGAATTCAACGGCAAGCCGACACGCGGCTTTCTCGTCGACTTCGACAAGCGCTACATCACGCTCGCGCCCGTCGCCACGGTGGTGGGCCTGGCCTTCCATGCGGTGGACGAGAGCCGGCCCGAAGGCCAGCGCGACCTCGGCATCACCTGCGCGCTGATTCCCGTGCCGCACGAGGGCATGGAGATCGGCCGGCGTCATCGGCCGATGGACAGCGCCTTCATGAACGGCCCGATCCACGGCCGTCAGGTCTTCGTGCCGATGGACTGGATCATCGGCGGCGAAAAACAGGTCGGCCAGGGCTGGCGCATGCTGATGGAATGCCTGGCCGCGGGGCGCGCGATTTCGTTGCCGGCGCTCGGCTCGTCGATGCAGCAGACGGCGCTGTACGTGAGCAACGGCTACGGGCAGATCCGCGAGCAGTTCGGCCTGCCGGTCGGCAAGTTCCATGCGATTGCCGGGCTGGTCGCGCAGATGTCGGCCGAGCTCTATGCGAGCGATGCGGCACGGCGCTTCACGGCCGCCGCGCTCGACAAGGGCGAGCGGCCCAGCGTGGCGAGCGCGATCCTCAAGGTGCAGCTCACCGAGGCGGGGCGCCGCGCGGTCAACCATGGCATGGACATCCTTGGCGGCAAGGGCATCATCTCGGGCCCGTCGAACCTGCTGGGCGTGGCCTACCGGCAGGCGCCGATCGCGATCACGGTGGAGGGCGCGAACATCCTCACGCGCGCGCTGATCGTGTTCGGGCAGGGCGCGGTGCGCTGCCATCCGCATGTGCTCGATGAAATGGCGGCCGTGCAGGCGAACGACGAAACCGCGCTCGGCGAGGCGCTGATCGCGCACGGCAAGCATGTGGCGGTCAACCTGTGGCACAGCCTGTTCGGTGCGCCGGTGCTCGGCGAGCCGCCCGAAGCGCTGGCGCGCGAGGCGCGGCTCATTGCGCGCATGAGCGCCAAGTACGCGCTCACCGCCGACCTCGCGATGGGCATGCTCGGCGGCAAGCTCAAGCGCATGGAGTTGCTGTCGGCGCGGCTTGGGGACGTGCTCGCACACCTGTACCTCGCGAGTGCGTGCGTCTGGCGCTATCGCGTCGATGCGGCGCCGGAACTGCTGCCGTTTGCGCAGGCCGCGATCCGGCTGCAGCTCGACGAGGCCGGCAAGATCCTGCGCGATCTTTACGCCAACCTGCCGACGGCCGGCCGTCGCGTGATCGGCGCGTTGGTGCTGCGCCGCACCGCGCACCTGGCGCCGCTGCGCGACGTGCAGCTCATCGAACTGGCGGACCTGCTGCGCACGAATCCGCGCATCGTCGAGCGCCTGGCGCCCGACCTCAGCGAACCGGCGGCCGGAGGGCTGCGCGACCTGATGCATGCGATGGAACTGGGCGCGCAACTGGGCGACACGACGGCCGCGCTCAACAAGGTGCTGCGCCGCACGAATTCGCTGGAGGAGGCGGCGCGCTCGGCGCCTGACCCGGAACTGGCGCTGGCCTACCTGCGGGCGGCCGACAAGGTCATCCAGGTGGACGACTTCGAAGGCCCGGCGGCGCAGAAAGCCAATGACGGGAAGCTCACCCAGCCGCTTGCTTCGCCATCTCCGTCAGCGCCGCCGCCGTCTGTGCATCGGCCGGAAAGAACGACTCCACCGCCAGTTCCTGCAACGTGACATCGACGGGCGTCCCGAAGATCGTCGTGGTGCTGATGAAGCTCAGCACCCCGTTCGGCGTGACGAGCTGAAAGGGCACGACCACGCCCGAGAGATCGGTATCGGTCTTCGGTGCGTCGTGGCTCACGTTGGGGGCGGGGAAGGCCTCCAATTCGTCGTGCAGCGCCTGCAGCACGGCATCGCCCGTCGCGGCGATCTGCTGCTGCAGCCGTTCGAGCAGATGGGCGCGCCATTGCGCGAAGTTCGCGATGCGCGAGGCGAGTCCCCCGGGGTGCATGCTCAGGCGCAGCACGTTGACCGGCGGCGCCACCAACTCGGGCGCCGCGCCGGCCATCAGCATCGGCACCAGCGCGTTGTAGGCCACGAGGTTCCAGTGGCGGTCGACGGCGAGCGCGGGAAAGGGCTCGTGCCCCTTGAGCACCAGGTCCACCGCGCGGCGTGCTGACGCCAACGCGGGGTCGTCGAGCGAGCGCTGGCGGTACATCGGCGCGAAGCCGGCGGCCACCAGCAGCGCATTGCGCTCGCGCAGCGGCACTTCCAGCCGCTCGGCCAGGCGCAGCACCATCTCGCGGCTGGGCGCGGCACGGCCGGTTTCCACGTAGCTCAGGTGCCGGGTCGAGACCTCGGCCTCCTGCGCCAAGTCGAGCTGGCTCAGGCGCCGATGGGTGCGCCAGTGCCGCAGGTGCGCGCCGAACGGATCGCGCGCGCCGGGCTGACTGGCCTTGGACGAATGGGTGGTGCGGATGGTGTTCATGGCCCGCATTCTGGCGTGGGGCCGGCACGGCGCCATGACCTCCCAGGTCATCGACGCGATGCATGCCCCACGGAATCATTGGCTCCAACGCGGCAGGACTGGCTTGCAGCGTATCCACCCAGTGATCACCCCAAGGAGATTCACATGTCCGTCTTCGCTTCCCCCCGCTTCCTGCCCAACGTGATGTGGGCCGACGCCGCTTCCTGCGCCGCGACCGGTGCGCTGCAGGTGGCATTCACCGACGCGCTGGCAGGGCTCACCGGACTGCCCTCGGCGCTGCTGATGGGCACCGGCGTGTTCCTGCTGGCCTATGCGGCGCTCGCCGCCTTCATGGCCAGCCGCGCCACGCCGCCGCGCACACTGATCGGCCTCGTGATCTTCGGCAACTTCGGCTGGGCCGTGGCCTGCATTGCATTGCTGGTGAGCGGCATGTTTGCGGTCACTGCGCTGGGCGTGGCCTGGGTGCTGGCGCAGGCCCTGTGCGTGGTCGTGCTGGCCGAGCTGCAATGGACCGGCCTGCGCCGCACCCGCAGCCGCGCCGGCATGGCGCTGGCCTGACCGCGGGCGACGCGAGAGGTGCCGGCAGCGCCCGTCTACCCGGCATTTCTCGCTATGAGGAACATAGCGCGGAGGGAGCGCGGGAGGGAAGACCGACTACAACGATTGACATTGTTCCCCGCTATCCTTGAGGAGCTTCCACGAAACAACAGGAGTTCCTCTATGGCCAAAGCACCGGCTCACGCCTTTGCGTCCACCCTCAAGACCTTCAAGACCGCATCGGGCAAGTCCGGCAAATACTGGTCCCTGAAGGAGCTGGCCAAGCAATACCCCACCATCGACCGGCTGCCCGTGTCGATCCGCATCGTGCTCGAGTCGGTGCTGCGCAACTGCGATGGCCAGAAGGTCTCGCCCAAGCATGTCGAAGAGCTGGCCCACTGGGCGCCCAATGCGGAGCGCACCGACGAGATTCCCTTCGTCGTCACCCGCGTGGTGCTGCAGGATTTCACCGGCGTGCCGCTGCTGGCCGACCTGGCCGCCATGCGCAGCGTGGCCGCCAAGCTGAACAAGTCGCCCAAGACCATCGAGCCGCTGGTGCCCGTCGACCTCGTGGTCGACCACTCGGTGATGGTCGACTACTACGGCACCCCCAAGGCGCTCGACCTCAACATGAAGCTGGAGTTCCAGCGCAACAACGAGCGCTACCAGTTCATGAAGTGGGGCATGCAGGCCTTCGACACCTTCCGCGTCGTGCCGCCGGGCTTCGGCATCGTGCACCAGGTCAACCTCGAATACTTCGCGCGCGGCGTCTACAAGAGCCCGCACGACAAGGCGGACACGCCCACCTACTACCCCGACTCGCTGGTCGGCACCGACAGCCACACGACCATGATCAACGGCATCGGCGTGGTCGGCTGGGGCGTGGGCGGCATCGAGGCCGAGGCCGCGATGCTGGGCCAGCCGGTCTACATGCTCACGCCCGACGTGGTGGGCTTCGAGCTCACCGGCAAGCTGCGCGAAGGCGTCACCGCCACCGACCTCGTGCTGTACGTCACCGCCATCCTGCGCACCGAAAAAGTGGTCGGCAAGTTCGTCGAGTTCTTCGGCCCCGGCGCCGCGTCGATCGCCGTGCCCGACCGCGCGACCATCGGCAACATGGCGCCCGAATACGGCGCGACCATGGGCTTCTTCCCGGTCGACGAAATGACGGTGGCGTACTTCGAAGGCACCGGCCGCACCAAGGAAGAGGTCGAGCGCTTCGAGGCCTACTACAAGGCGCAGGGCC
This region of Variovorax sp. RKNM96 genomic DNA includes:
- a CDS encoding YadA-like family protein → MSTSVSGSASGLASLSTSTSTGLSTATSGISSLSTSVSSIYNGGTKYFHAKSTAADSVASGQESVAIGPQSVASGANSFAAGNGAKATADGAVAIGFGAQATGANAIAIGSGALATGSQAIGVDSRAGGGGVALGDKADAGGTVLSQAQNVSQGTAIGFGSLVTQSGGVALGAGSKATTAAGIVGYIPGSANAQQEAAIRATTSTQAAVSVGDAANGQFRQITGVAAGSADSDATNVAQLKAASTAAKASSVQYATNPDGSVNYNQITLGGGQAPGGTRISNVAPGILPGDAVNVQQLNQVQGQVGEVARIAYSGSAMAFAMSGTYLPTLYPGEKTVGVGFGSYKGYSAVALTFKALSDDGKMSWGAGLTTTGKEWGVNAGIGWKWK
- a CDS encoding DUF2827 domain-containing protein encodes the protein MRIGISVLTHAGQNIWENGMGQNVLFLARLLQRIDFVESVTLVDAGDQQAMPPQVDLSAMGLAIGRARELTDALDVVIEMAGALDVQWLSYFRACGGRAVFHCVGQPFVALAEPIVFSDKGHFSKPDRCDEVWLLPKDGVFAPMMRTLHRCPVHEVPYLWSPQFLDQRVTEVAASGYRFGYTPRTAEQPGFRVAIFEPNISVVKSSSVPMLICDGAYRIDPNAVTSMQVLNTLHLKDHATMLYMANSLDIVRQHKAIFHGRHDFAGFMVQFADAVVSHQWQNDQNYSYLDALYGNYPLVHNSPWLRDAGYYYPDFDIAAGTDQLLQAVRGHDAQLDDYRARSQRMFDAIDPLHQANIDGYARRLLHLVGGDPAFRADGVRKAA
- a CDS encoding DUF2827 domain-containing protein produces the protein MPAKLRVGVSIFIRKGEQSLWENGVYQNCLFLVMLLMRSPRVASTVLVAGGGDGGPADATNFLADSPVPIIDMATAAQELDLMIEMSAQLAREWSVPFKERGGKIVSMRVGNDYVIDIERMIFNKPHGMLVSGAPYDEVWTLPEYEVSCKPYFASTFRAPVRLMPHLWSPMVLEKAMARAGDDKRFDYEPGRKHWRVAIFEPNICMVKTSFIPMLGCEAAHRAQPRLLERVWVYNSFHLKEKPLFVGFAQSLNIVQHGLATFEGRFPLYQVLPGNVDAVFAHHWENAQNYLYYEALYGGYPLIHNSHLIGDCGYRYHGFDCEEGGRALQEAFATHDANLPAYRERARQLVAKLDPEGEENVRIYTAAIESLYA
- a CDS encoding acyl-CoA dehydrogenase, which gives rise to MPLASLIGRWAMQPFSKALPPLGDTERAALEAGTVGFEGQLFAGRPDFDALTAMGPNQLTEREQAFLHNEVRTLCHMLDDHAIDQAHDLPAEVWRFLREKRFFGMIIPEEFGGLGFGHYAHATVVARIATVNVATAVTVMVPNSLGPAELLLRYGTDAQKEHYLPRLADGRELPCFGLTSPYAGSDAASIPDRGVIVEREFNGKPTRGFLVDFDKRYITLAPVATVVGLAFHAVDESRPEGQRDLGITCALIPVPHEGMEIGRRHRPMDSAFMNGPIHGRQVFVPMDWIIGGEKQVGQGWRMLMECLAAGRAISLPALGSSMQQTALYVSNGYGQIREQFGLPVGKFHAIAGLVAQMSAELYASDAARRFTAAALDKGERPSVASAILKVQLTEAGRRAVNHGMDILGGKGIISGPSNLLGVAYRQAPIAITVEGANILTRALIVFGQGAVRCHPHVLDEMAAVQANDETALGEALIAHGKHVAVNLWHSLFGAPVLGEPPEALAREARLIARMSAKYALTADLAMGMLGGKLKRMELLSARLGDVLAHLYLASACVWRYRVDAAPELLPFAQAAIRLQLDEAGKILRDLYANLPTAGRRVIGALVLRRTAHLAPLRDVQLIELADLLRTNPRIVERLAPDLSEPAAGGLRDLMHAMELGAQLGDTTAALNKVLRRTNSLEEAARSAPDPELALAYLRAADKVIQVDDFEGPAAQKANDGKLTQPLASPSPSAPPPSVHRPERTTPPPVPAT
- a CDS encoding helix-turn-helix transcriptional regulator, with the translated sequence MNTIRTTHSSKASQPGARDPFGAHLRHWRTHRRLSQLDLAQEAEVSTRHLSYVETGRAAPSREMVLRLAERLEVPLRERNALLVAAGFAPMYRQRSLDDPALASARRAVDLVLKGHEPFPALAVDRHWNLVAYNALVPMLMAGAAPELVAPPVNVLRLSMHPGGLASRIANFAQWRAHLLERLQQQIAATGDAVLQALHDELEAFPAPNVSHDAPKTDTDLSGVVVPFQLVTPNGVLSFISTTTIFGTPVDVTLQELAVESFFPADAQTAAALTEMAKQAAG